In the genome of Meles meles chromosome 16, mMelMel3.1 paternal haplotype, whole genome shotgun sequence, one region contains:
- the TNFRSF6B gene encoding tumor necrosis factor receptor superfamily member 6B isoform X1 yields MGTLERWVLATLLLALAARAAAERTYPWRDVETREWLVCSQCPPGTFVQRPCRRDSPTTCSACPPRHYTQFWNYLERCRYCNVICGEREEEARPCQATHNRACRCRPGFFAHAGFCLEHAPCPPGTGVAVPGSSSQNTQCRPCPPGTFSASSSRSEQCQPHRNCTALGLVLNVPGSSSHDALCTSCTGFPLSTVAPGGPAGTEECERAVIDFVAFQDVSSKRLVRLWQALGGPEAQGPAAPREGRAELQLRLWRRLTELRDAQPGTLGARLLQALHEARLPGLERSVRTRFWAH; encoded by the exons ATGGGGACGCTGGAGCGGTGGGTACTGGCCACCCTGCTGCTGGCTCTGGCCGCACGCGCGGCGGCCGAGCGCACCTACCCATGGCGGGACGTGGAGACTCGGGAGTGGCTCGTGTGCAGCCAGTGCCCCCCAGGCACCTTCGTGCAGCGGCCCTGCCGCCGGGACAGCCCCACGACGTGCAGCGCGTGCCCCCCACGTCACTACACGCAGTTCTGGAACTACCTGGAGCGCTGCCGCTACTGCAACGTCATCTGCGGGGAGCGCGAGGAGGAGGCGCGGCCCTGCCAGGCCACCCACAACCGTGCCTGCCGCTGCCGCCCCGGCTTCTTCGCGCACGCCGGCTTCTGCCTGGAGCACGCGCCTTGCCCGCCTGGCACCGGCGTGGCTGTCCCCG GAAGCTCCAGCCAGAACACGCAGTGCCGGCCGTGCCCCCCCGGCACCTTCTCGGCCAGCAGCTCCCGCTCTGAGCAGTGCCAGCCCCACCGCAACTGCACCGCCCTGGGCCTGGTCCTCAACGTGCCAGGCTCCTCCTCCCACGATGCCCTGTGCACCAGCTGCACCGGCTTCCCGCTCAGCACCGTGGCACCCGGGGGGCCAg CAGGGACCGAAGAGTGTGAGCGAGCGGTCATCGACTTCGTGGCTTTCCAGGACGTGTCCTCCAAGAGGCTCGTGCGGCTGTGGCAGGCGCTGGGGGGCCCGGAGGCCCAGGGTCCCGCGGCCCCGAGGGAGGGCCGTGCGGAGCTGCAGCTGAGGTTGTGGCGGCGGCTCACGGAGCTCCGGGACGCGCAGCCCGGGACACTGGGGGCGCGGCTGCTGCAGGCACTGCACGAGGCCAGGCTGCCAGGACTGGAGCGCAGCGTCCGCACGCGCTTCTGGGCGCACTGA
- the TNFRSF6B gene encoding tumor necrosis factor receptor superfamily member 6B isoform X2, whose protein sequence is MGTLERWVLATLLLALAARAAAERTYPWRDVETREWLVCSQCPPGTFVQRPCRRDSPTTCSACPPRHYTQFWNYLERCRYCNVICGEREEEARPCQATHNRACRCRPGFFAHAGFCLEHAPCPPGTGVAVPGSSSQNTQCRPCPPGTFSASSSRSEQCQPHRNCTALGLVLNVPGSSSHDALCTSCTGFPLSTVAPGGPGTEECERAVIDFVAFQDVSSKRLVRLWQALGGPEAQGPAAPREGRAELQLRLWRRLTELRDAQPGTLGARLLQALHEARLPGLERSVRTRFWAH, encoded by the exons ATGGGGACGCTGGAGCGGTGGGTACTGGCCACCCTGCTGCTGGCTCTGGCCGCACGCGCGGCGGCCGAGCGCACCTACCCATGGCGGGACGTGGAGACTCGGGAGTGGCTCGTGTGCAGCCAGTGCCCCCCAGGCACCTTCGTGCAGCGGCCCTGCCGCCGGGACAGCCCCACGACGTGCAGCGCGTGCCCCCCACGTCACTACACGCAGTTCTGGAACTACCTGGAGCGCTGCCGCTACTGCAACGTCATCTGCGGGGAGCGCGAGGAGGAGGCGCGGCCCTGCCAGGCCACCCACAACCGTGCCTGCCGCTGCCGCCCCGGCTTCTTCGCGCACGCCGGCTTCTGCCTGGAGCACGCGCCTTGCCCGCCTGGCACCGGCGTGGCTGTCCCCG GAAGCTCCAGCCAGAACACGCAGTGCCGGCCGTGCCCCCCCGGCACCTTCTCGGCCAGCAGCTCCCGCTCTGAGCAGTGCCAGCCCCACCGCAACTGCACCGCCCTGGGCCTGGTCCTCAACGTGCCAGGCTCCTCCTCCCACGATGCCCTGTGCACCAGCTGCACCGGCTTCCCGCTCAGCACCGTGGCACCCGGGGGGCCAg GGACCGAAGAGTGTGAGCGAGCGGTCATCGACTTCGTGGCTTTCCAGGACGTGTCCTCCAAGAGGCTCGTGCGGCTGTGGCAGGCGCTGGGGGGCCCGGAGGCCCAGGGTCCCGCGGCCCCGAGGGAGGGCCGTGCGGAGCTGCAGCTGAGGTTGTGGCGGCGGCTCACGGAGCTCCGGGACGCGCAGCCCGGGACACTGGGGGCGCGGCTGCTGCAGGCACTGCACGAGGCCAGGCTGCCAGGACTGGAGCGCAGCGTCCGCACGCGCTTCTGGGCGCACTGA